The nucleotide window GCCTTTAATACCGGCAATATTTTTACCGGAAACAGACGCCACAACGGAATTGACTTTCACGCTTGCCATCTGCTCGGCTTTCATCAGGGACTTTCTGATAGCTTCGGAAGTGTCGGCGATATTTACAACGTTGCCTTTGGAAACGCCTTTATTTTCCTCCCAGCCTGTGCCTATTACATTTATCTCGTTCTCCCTGATTTCCGCGACAACCGTACACACCTTTGTGGTGCCGATGTCAACCGCGGCTACAATATGCCCGTCATTTGATGATCCCATTTATTCACGCCCCTTCATCTGATTATCACCCTGTCTTTGTAACGCATATCAATGACAGAGTATTTTTTATTCATCTCGCCCGCTTTTTTTATCACAAGGGCAAGGTTGCTTAACTTTTCATTATCCAGATCTTTGCCTGCAATAACCTTTTTTCCGTCCATAGTAATCATAATTATCATTTCAGGATTTTTAATATTGATTTCCGATATGCCTCCAAGCCCTGACGAAGACAGCCTTAAAACAGATTTTAATATCTTTTTATGGGCAGCGCTTTTCACGCCGTCAGAAATACCCGTCAGTACCGGAAGGTCATGCCTTTGCGTGGCATCTTCGGCAGAATCAAGGCTGCCGGTTGAATTCATAACAGACAGCCCCGCGGATGTCATTACAAGATACTTCGGCTGCGCAAACGGCGAAGTAATCTGCGGCATTTCCGGAATCTTTAAATTTTTAGCCGCGTAGCCTATTATCCTGGTGCCGGCAAATAGAAGCATGACAATAAGCGCTCCGCCCAAAACAGCATTTTTAAAGCTGTTTTTCAGCGCAACAGCGCCCGCCGCATTAACCTTTCTGGCCATGTAGTGTTTTCTTTTATACATTCTTCTTTTTTAACGCTCCTTCTATTAATATCAGCAGCAGATTGTAAAAACTTATTCCCGCAGCCCTGGCGGATTCCGGAAAAAGGCTTGTGGGCGTCATACCCGGAAGCGTATTAGCTTCAAGCACGTACGGCACACCTTTACTTACTATTATATCCACCCTTACGTATTCTTCGCACATCAGGGCGTACGCTGTTTTTAATGCTGTTTTTTTTGCGTTTTCCATATCTTTTTTTGAAAGCCTTGCCGGAATTATGTGCGTTGATTTGCCCGCGGTATATTTTGCGTCGTAATCATAGAATTCATTGGCCGGCACTATTTCTATTACAGGCAGCACTTTGCCGTTTAAAACAGGAAGAGAAATTTCCACTCCTTTTATGTATTTTTCCACAAGCACTGCCCTTCCTATTTTCAGGACCGCCTTTAACGCGGCCTGCGCCTGCTTTTTATTCTTCACCAGAAAAACACCGACCGAAGAACCGTTATCCACCGGTTTAAAATACAGCGGATATTTCAGCTTTAAGGCGCCCAAACCGTCTTTTTTGTTTATCACCTGAAATGCAGGTGTGGGAATATGATTGCTTAACATTATCTCTTTTGATTTCACCTTGTCCATCACAAGGGCGGAAGCAAGCACGCCGCACCCTGTATATGGTATTTTGTAGAATTCAAGCATGCCCTGCACTATTCCGTCTTCGCCGTAAGTACCGTGCAGCCCGTTAACAACCACATCCGGCTTTGCTTTTAAAACCGCGGAAAAATCCCTTGAATTAAGGTCAATTTCCGTCACTTTATGCCCGTTTGCCCTTAACGCAGCGGCAATTCCCGCGCCTGTCAGAAGTGAAACTTTGCGCTCTTTTGAAAGGCCGCCTTTTAAAACCACAATCTTAAGCTTTTTTAAATCTGCCTTTTTCATAGTGTCTCCGCGAATATTTTAGCTTAACGCTATCTTATGTACCGTACTTCCTCTTCAAGGCGGATTCCTTTTTTCTTAAACACCGTCTTTTTCACATAATCCGCAAGTTTTATTACATCGTTAAACCGGGCATTGCCTTTATTTATTATAAAATTGGCGTGCTTTGCAGACACCGCCGCGCCGCCTATCTGTTTTCCTTTAAGCCCGCACTCTTCAATCACTCGCCCCGCCACATATTCCGGAAACTTATTCTTAAAATAACTGCCGGCGCTTGGCTCCTGCGGGTGTTTTGCTTTACGCAGTTCTATTATTCGGTTTACCTCTTTTTTCACCTTTGCGGGTGTGCTTCTTTTCAATTTAATATCAACACCTGTTATTACGCACTCTTTTTTCATGAATATGCTTTTTCTGTATGAAAACACCCTTTTACAGGATTTAACTTTTTTTGTTGAACCTGCCGCGCCGGCGGTATAAACCGCTCCTATCACTTCCGAAAAAGATTTTCCAAAAGCTCCCGCGTTCATATACGCGGCGCCGCCCACAGAACCGGGTATGCCTGACATAAATTCCATTCCCGACAGCCCGTTCTTCGCGGCAAATTCCATAAGCTCTTCAATTGTGGCGCCCGCGCCGGCAAAAATACCGGACGCGCCTTTTCTTTCAATATGCGAAAAACCGTTTTTCAGCGAAATAAAAACCTTATTAATTCTGCCGTCTTTTATCACCATATTTGACATGCAGCCTACGGCCATAAAAGGCATGCCGTGTTTCTTGCACGCCTTAATCACAGCGCTTACTTCTTTTTCAGAACGCGGAATAACAAACAAAGCGGCCTTTCCGCCTATTTTAAAGTATGAAAGTTCTTTTACGGAAAAATCCGCGAACAGTTCAATTCCCGCCTCTGACAACTGCCTGCGCAGAGAATTCATTAAGCCTCCCTTTCAAGGAGTTTCTGTAACTGATTCACGTTTCCGGCTCCCATTAACATTACATAGTCGCCTTTTTTTACGATGCCCATAACCCTGTTGACTATAGCTTCCCAGTTTTTCTCATAATACACATTTTTATAACCTGACTCTTTCATCGCGTCCAGTATAAGCTGGCTGGTTACACCGGGTACCGGCGCTTCCCTTGACGGATAGATTGAGTCCAGCACCACCACATCGGCAAGGGATAATGACTTTGCGAATTCAGGATAATGAAACTGCGTGCGCGAAAAAAGGTGCGGCTGAAAAACCGCTATTACCTTTTTCTTTCCCGCCACAACCCTGGCTGTTTCCAGCGTCTTTGCTATTTCCGCAGGATGATGCGCGTAATCATCCACCACAGTAAACAGTTTATTCGGGTAAACATTAAACCTTCTCTGAACATTCTGAAAACCGGCAAGGGCTTTTTTAATAACCGCCGGCTTTATCCCCTGCCCGTAAGCTATGGAAATGCACAAAGCCGCGTTCATAACATTATGGCTTCCCGGTATGTTCAGTTTAAACACGCCAAGTTTTTTATTTTCAAAAGTTATTTCAAATGTCTGCGAAAAACCCTTTACTTTTATATTGCTTATAACCACATCATTATCGCGTTTTGTGCCGAAAAACACTTTTTTCACGTAAATCTCGCTTTCGATATCCCTTACATTTTTATCATCGCCGTTAAGATAAGCCGCGCCAAAAAACGGCGTCTTATTAATAAACTGCACAAAAGCCTGTTTTAAATTGTCCATCCTTTTATAGTAATCCATGTGGTCATTATCTATGTTTGTAACGCCGCAAATCACGGGATTAAGGTGAAGGAAAGACCCAAACGCCTCACACGCTTCCGCGATTACATATTCCCCTTTTCCGGCTTTGGCGTGCGCGCCTTTTGATTTGACAAGCCCGCCCACTACAAAAGTGGGGTCAAGCCCGGCCTCTTCAAATATTCCGGCAAGCATGGAAGTGGTTGTGGTTTTACCGTGCGACCCGGCTATTGCCACGCCTTTTTTTAGCCTCATCACTTCGTTAAGCATAACAGCGCGGGGTATAACCGGTATTTTCATCTTTCTGGCTTCGGTTATCTCCGGGTTTGTTTCCGGTACCGCGTTGCTGTACACAAGCACCTGCGCGTTTTTAACATTCTTTTTATCATGGCCTAAAAATACTTTGCCGCCCATTAATTTAACGCGCATTGTGGTGTCAGACTCTTTGGCGTCGGAGCCGCTGACTGAATAGCCCATATTGATAAAAATTTCCGCCAGGCCGTTCATCCCTGACCCGCCGATGCCCACAAAATGAATCCTTTTTACCGTTTCAGCCATGTAACTCTCCTGTTATTTTGCGTATCCTGTTTTTTCAAATATAATCCGCGTTATGTTTTCCGCGCCGTTGCCGGCATATGAACTTAACAGTTTTTCACGCATTACTTTTCCTGTATTTACATCCAAAACTTTCTTCAAATTTTCCATAAGCGTTATAACGTTCAGTGCGCTGTCTTTTATCACAAGCGCCGCCTGCCTTTGCGCAAAAGATACGGCGTTCTTTTCCTGATGATTGCCTGCCGCGTGCGGGTAAGGCACAAGCACCGAAGGCAGGCCGCAAGCCGTTATCTCTGTCAGGGTTCCGGCTCCGGCCCTTAATACGCCCGCGTCAGCTGCCGCGTACGCAAGTTGGGCTTCATTTATAAATTTTAAGAGCTTTATTTTTATTTTGCTATTCCCGGCCGTTTCTTCAAGCCTTACATAATCATCATCGCCGCACATCCACAGAAGCTGTAAATCCGGCAGTTGTTTTTCAATTTCCGGCAGCGCTTCTTCAATCACCCTGTTAATTTTCTTTGCTGCCCTGCTTCCCGGCATTATAAGAAGCACTTTCTTTGCCAGATCAAGATCAAATTCCAGATATCCTTCTTTTTTATCCGCGTTTATTATCCCTTCCCTGACAGGGTTGCCTGTCACAGAAGTTTTTTTTGCCGGAAAATATTTTTTTGTTTCCATAAAACCAACCGTCACGGCAGACACCGCCGCGGCAAGCATTCTGTTTGCCAGCCCCGGATACACATTAGGCTCGTGTATAAGCGTCTTTCTGCCGGTCAAAGCGGCCGCCAGCACAAAAGGGAAAGAGGCAAAACCTCCTGTTCCCATCACTATATCCGGCCTGAATTCATTTACTATTTTTAACGCGTCAAAGAGCGACTTTATGACAAACGCTCCGTTTATAACATTCTTAAATGTAAACTTTCTTATCAAAGGCCTTGTTTCTATACCCTTAAAGTCATAATCTCTCCGCGGAATTATTGAAGCTTCCATTCCGCTCTTATTGCCCGCAAAAAGCACTTCGGCATTTTTTACTTTCTTCTTCATATCTTCGGCAACAGCCAGCGCCGGATATATGTGCCCGCCTGTACCGCCGCAGGCAAAAATTATCTTCATTTGCCCTCACCAAACACTTTGCGTGACACGCCAAGCAGAATTCCCGCGGCCATAAGCGAAATTAAAAGCGACGAACCGCCGGCGCTGAAAAACGGAAGCGTGGTGCCTTTTGGCGGCAGTATGCCTGTTGCCACACCCATATTGGTAAAAGCCTGCACGCCAATCATAAAAGTCACGGAACACGCAAGAAGCTTTAAAAACCTGTCTTTGGCGTTTATTGCTATCGCGCTTCCACGCCATAAAAACACAAAGAACATCACAGCCACAAGGGCCGCGCCGATAAATCCCGTTTCCTCACCCACTATTGAATATATATAATCCGTATGCGGCGTGGGCAGATATAAAAACTTCTGCTGCCCCTGCGAAAGTCCCATTCCAAATATGCCTCCGGTGCCTATAGCTATAAGCGACTGCGCTGTCTGCCAGCCGGCTCCAAAATAATCTTTCCACGGGTCAAGATACACAAACATTCTTTTTACCCTGTAAGGTTCCGCAATGATAAGCGCCGCGACCACAAGCGCCGCCGCCGGAATAGTGACCGCGAATATTTTTAAAGGCGCCCCTGATATAAGCGTCATAATTATAAAAAGCGCCATTATTATAAATGTGCCTCCAAGGTCGCGCTGCAGTATAAGGCCAAAACAAATAACTCCGGTAACCATAAGCGATTTAATAAATATTTTTTTAAACGGCAGTTTGACATCGCTGAACAGAAATGCCAGATACATGGCATAAAACAGTTTAACAAATTCAAAGGGCTGTATCTGCGGAAGGCCCGGCAGTTTAAGCCAGCGCACCGCACCGCCTGCTTTTTTTCCGAATCCCGGCACATGCACCATAAAAAGCATTATTACGGAAACAAGAAGGAAAAAAGGTATAAGTTTCTTCATTTTTTCCGGCTCATACAGCATAAAAAAACCGGCGGCTATTATTCCCAAAAACGCCCACATAAGCTGTTTTTTAAAAAAGTACGCCGAATCGCCGTAGTCTTCATAACTTACGACAGAACTTGCGCTGTAAACCATGATAAGGCCAAGAAGCGTAAGAACCAATACATCAATCAGAAGTATCGGATCCACGCTGTCAAGCGCTTTTGTTTTGGCGTTAGACTTTGCCATTTTCAGCCGCCTTTAAAACATATTTTTTAAATTCATCACCCCTGTGCCCGTAGCTTTTAAAAAGGTCAAAGCTTGCGCACGCCGGAGATAACAACACCACTTCCACATCAAGCGCGCACCCGGCATTAACCGCTTCTTCCATAGAGGCGCACTTTACAACAGGCACTGAATCTTTAAATATAACCTCTAATTTATCCCTGTTCTCGCCCAAAGCAATAACAGCCTTAACATTACCGGGCAGCACTTTTTTTAACTGTTCAAAATCCGTATTTTTCTCCCTGCCGCCCAGTATAAGCGCCAAAGGCCTGTCAAACGTTTCCAGAGCTCGTATTACCGCATCCACATTGGTTCCCTTAGAATCGTCATAAAACTTCTTTCCGCCGGCCTCTGCCACAAATTCAATCCTGTGCGGAAGGCCTTTAAAATTCTTAATGGTTTCCTCCGCTTTATGCATGTCAAGGCCGCATGCTTCCGACAAGGCCAGGCATGCCAGAATATTTTCAACATTGTGTTTTCCAAGCAGCTGCACACCCGCCGCATCAAACAACTTTTCCTTTTTCCCGTTTATCTTTCTGAAATAAGCTTCATCCCCAAAGAAATAACAGTCATCGGATTCCGCGTACGCGGAAAAATATACCTTGCGCGACTTTGACATGGACGCCATTATTTCCGTGAACCTGTCATGCCTGTTTAACACCAGAATATCCTGCGGCGTATGATTTAAAAATATTCTCGCCTTGGATTCCGCGTACGCCTGCATGGAGTCATACCTGTCCATATGGTCATCAGTAATATTAAGAATAACCGCGGCATCTGTCTTAAATTCCTTTATTGTATCCAGCTGAAAACTGCTTATTTCCATTATTACATGGGTGTATCCCTTCTTGGAGCAAACCACATCACAAAAAGGAATCCCGATATTTCCGGCCAGCACCGCTTTATCGCCAAGCTGCGCCTTAAAAATTTCATCAGTAAGCGTCGTAACTGTTGTTTTTCCGTTTGTCCCGGTTATGCCGATAATTTTCGCGCCCTTTTCCATAAAGCGGTAGGCAAACTCTATCTCGCCAAGAACCTCTTTATTATGCCTTTTGGCCATTTCAAACCATTCGCCAAAAAGAGAAACTCCGGGGCTTACCACTATTATGTCCGCGTTTAAAACAGTTTCATTGCCATGGCCGCCGGCTTCTATTTCAATTCCCGCCGTTTCCAGGTTTAACACATCCTGTTCCATCTTCGCCTTTGGTTTAACATCGCTTAAAACAACTTTACCGGCGCCTTTTTTCTTTGCAAGCACGGCAGCTAAAATACCGCTTTTACCTGCGCCAAGCACTACAATGTTTTTTCCGTTGATATCCATAAGGTCACCTTATCTTCAGTGTGGTTAACGTGAACAGCAGCACAATCACCGCCGCTATCCAGAAACGCACTATGATTTTCGGTTCAGATACGCCTTTAAGCTGAAAATGGTGGTGCAATGGCGCCATTTTAAATATTCTTTTCTTTGTAAGTTTAAAGGACGTCACCTGAAGTATCACTGACAGCACTTCCACCACAAAAACAAGGCCAAGTATAAGAAGCAGTATTTCCTGTTTTATAAGCATCGCTATGGTGCCTATTACACCGCCCAGCATAAGGGCTCCCACATCGCCCATAAAAACTTCAGCCGGATAAGAATTAAACCACAGGAATCCAAGCAGAGCGCCGGCAAAAGCCGCGCCGAATACCGCAAGTTCGCCCGCTTTTGGCACATGGGTAAGGATAAGGTAAGAAGAAAAATTCATGTTTCCTATTATATACGCAAGCACCACAAGCGCCGCGAATACAAATAAAGCCAGCCCGCTTGCCAGACCGTCAAGGCCGTCCGTAAGATTAACCGCGTTTGACCAGCCGGAGATTAAAATCCCTCCAAAAATGAAGTATGCCCAGAACGGCAGTACCAGCACATGCTTAATAAACGGAAGCGCCACCTGCGCGGCATAAGCTTTATCAGCTTCCAAATGAAGGTAAAAAGCGGTTATGGCAAACGCCCCGGCAAACTGCAGCACAAGTTTCCAGCGCCCGCTTAAACCTTTTGTGCCGATTTTAAGTTTTAAGATATCATCAAGAAGGCCTATTCCTCCGAACCACAGCGCGGCAAAAAGGACCATATAAACATATTCATTATCAAACCTGCCCCATAAAAGGATTGAAACAACCACCGAAAACAGTATCATTATACCGCCCATGGTCGGCGTTCCCTGTTTTTCAAGGTGTTTTTTAGGCCCGTCTTCCCTGACCACCTGCCCAATCTTCATTTTACGCAGCATTTTGATTACAAATTTACCGATAAACACCGTAATAAGAAAAGCTGTAATCGCGGCAAAAGCGGACCTTACCGTAATATACCTGAAAACATTAAGCGCCGAAAACTGCGCGCTAAGCGGGTATATCAAATGATAAAACATGTGCGGCACTTCCTTTTCTTAAAGTTATTTTATTTAATTATTTCTTCCAGTTTGTTTCCCCTTGAACCTTTAAGAAAAACCGTATTTCCCTTTTTAAGGTACGGCGCAAGGGCTTTTTTCAGTTCCTGCCTGTCGGTAAAACACACGGCTTTATTTTTTCCGTTTTCTTTAACATAACCTTTTTCCACATCACGGGCAAAACCGCCGTATATAAGAAGCGCCAGAGGTTTAATCCGCGCTATCTTTGCGCCTATTTCCCTGTGCATGGCAGGTGAATCTTTGCCAAGTTCCAGCATATCTCCGGACACTATC belongs to Candidatus Goldiibacteriota bacterium and includes:
- the murD gene encoding UDP-N-acetylmuramoyl-L-alanine--D-glutamate ligase; the encoded protein is MDINGKNIVVLGAGKSGILAAVLAKKKGAGKVVLSDVKPKAKMEQDVLNLETAGIEIEAGGHGNETVLNADIIVVSPGVSLFGEWFEMAKRHNKEVLGEIEFAYRFMEKGAKIIGITGTNGKTTVTTLTDEIFKAQLGDKAVLAGNIGIPFCDVVCSKKGYTHVIMEISSFQLDTIKEFKTDAAVILNITDDHMDRYDSMQAYAESKARIFLNHTPQDILVLNRHDRFTEIMASMSKSRKVYFSAYAESDDCYFFGDEAYFRKINGKKEKLFDAAGVQLLGKHNVENILACLALSEACGLDMHKAEETIKNFKGLPHRIEFVAEAGGKKFYDDSKGTNVDAVIRALETFDRPLALILGGREKNTDFEQLKKVLPGNVKAVIALGENRDKLEVIFKDSVPVVKCASMEEAVNAGCALDVEVVLLSPACASFDLFKSYGHRGDEFKKYVLKAAENGKV
- the murB gene encoding UDP-N-acetylmuramate dehydrogenase is translated as MNSLRRQLSEAGIELFADFSVKELSYFKIGGKAALFVIPRSEKEVSAVIKACKKHGMPFMAVGCMSNMVIKDGRINKVFISLKNGFSHIERKGASGIFAGAGATIEELMEFAAKNGLSGMEFMSGIPGSVGGAAYMNAGAFGKSFSEVIGAVYTAGAAGSTKKVKSCKRVFSYRKSIFMKKECVITGVDIKLKRSTPAKVKKEVNRIIELRKAKHPQEPSAGSYFKNKFPEYVAGRVIEECGLKGKQIGGAAVSAKHANFIINKGNARFNDVIKLADYVKKTVFKKKGIRLEEEVRYIR
- a CDS encoding cell division protein FtsQ, which encodes MYKRKHYMARKVNAAGAVALKNSFKNAVLGGALIVMLLFAGTRIIGYAAKNLKIPEMPQITSPFAQPKYLVMTSAGLSVMNSTGSLDSAEDATQRHDLPVLTGISDGVKSAAHKKILKSVLRLSSSGLGGISEINIKNPEMIIMITMDGKKVIAGKDLDNEKLSNLALVIKKAGEMNKKYSVIDMRYKDRVIIR
- a CDS encoding UDP-N-acetylmuramate--L-alanine ligase, with the translated sequence MAETVKRIHFVGIGGSGMNGLAEIFINMGYSVSGSDAKESDTTMRVKLMGGKVFLGHDKKNVKNAQVLVYSNAVPETNPEITEARKMKIPVIPRAVMLNEVMRLKKGVAIAGSHGKTTTTSMLAGIFEEAGLDPTFVVGGLVKSKGAHAKAGKGEYVIAEACEAFGSFLHLNPVICGVTNIDNDHMDYYKRMDNLKQAFVQFINKTPFFGAAYLNGDDKNVRDIESEIYVKKVFFGTKRDNDVVISNIKVKGFSQTFEITFENKKLGVFKLNIPGSHNVMNAALCISIAYGQGIKPAVIKKALAGFQNVQRRFNVYPNKLFTVVDDYAHHPAEIAKTLETARVVAGKKKVIAVFQPHLFSRTQFHYPEFAKSLSLADVVVLDSIYPSREAPVPGVTSQLILDAMKESGYKNVYYEKNWEAIVNRVMGIVKKGDYVMLMGAGNVNQLQKLLEREA
- the murG gene encoding undecaprenyldiphospho-muramoylpentapeptide beta-N-acetylglucosaminyltransferase: MKIIFACGGTGGHIYPALAVAEDMKKKVKNAEVLFAGNKSGMEASIIPRRDYDFKGIETRPLIRKFTFKNVINGAFVIKSLFDALKIVNEFRPDIVMGTGGFASFPFVLAAALTGRKTLIHEPNVYPGLANRMLAAAVSAVTVGFMETKKYFPAKKTSVTGNPVREGIINADKKEGYLEFDLDLAKKVLLIMPGSRAAKKINRVIEEALPEIEKQLPDLQLLWMCGDDDYVRLEETAGNSKIKIKLLKFINEAQLAYAAADAGVLRAGAGTLTEITACGLPSVLVPYPHAAGNHQEKNAVSFAQRQAALVIKDSALNVITLMENLKKVLDVNTGKVMREKLLSSYAGNGAENITRIIFEKTGYAK
- a CDS encoding D-alanine--D-alanine ligase, whose protein sequence is MKKADLKKLKIVVLKGGLSKERKVSLLTGAGIAAALRANGHKVTEIDLNSRDFSAVLKAKPDVVVNGLHGTYGEDGIVQGMLEFYKIPYTGCGVLASALVMDKVKSKEIMLSNHIPTPAFQVINKKDGLGALKLKYPLYFKPVDNGSSVGVFLVKNKKQAQAALKAVLKIGRAVLVEKYIKGVEISLPVLNGKVLPVIEIVPANEFYDYDAKYTAGKSTHIIPARLSKKDMENAKKTALKTAYALMCEEYVRVDIIVSKGVPYVLEANTLPGMTPTSLFPESARAAGISFYNLLLILIEGALKKKNV
- a CDS encoding phospho-N-acetylmuramoyl-pentapeptide-transferase; the protein is MFYHLIYPLSAQFSALNVFRYITVRSAFAAITAFLITVFIGKFVIKMLRKMKIGQVVREDGPKKHLEKQGTPTMGGIMILFSVVVSILLWGRFDNEYVYMVLFAALWFGGIGLLDDILKLKIGTKGLSGRWKLVLQFAGAFAITAFYLHLEADKAYAAQVALPFIKHVLVLPFWAYFIFGGILISGWSNAVNLTDGLDGLASGLALFVFAALVVLAYIIGNMNFSSYLILTHVPKAGELAVFGAAFAGALLGFLWFNSYPAEVFMGDVGALMLGGVIGTIAMLIKQEILLLILGLVFVVEVLSVILQVTSFKLTKKRIFKMAPLHHHFQLKGVSEPKIIVRFWIAAVIVLLFTLTTLKIR
- the ftsW gene encoding putative lipid II flippase FtsW translates to MAKSNAKTKALDSVDPILLIDVLVLTLLGLIMVYSASSVVSYEDYGDSAYFFKKQLMWAFLGIIAAGFFMLYEPEKMKKLIPFFLLVSVIMLFMVHVPGFGKKAGGAVRWLKLPGLPQIQPFEFVKLFYAMYLAFLFSDVKLPFKKIFIKSLMVTGVICFGLILQRDLGGTFIIMALFIIMTLISGAPLKIFAVTIPAAALVVAALIIAEPYRVKRMFVYLDPWKDYFGAGWQTAQSLIAIGTGGIFGMGLSQGQQKFLYLPTPHTDYIYSIVGEETGFIGAALVAVMFFVFLWRGSAIAINAKDRFLKLLACSVTFMIGVQAFTNMGVATGILPPKGTTLPFFSAGGSSLLISLMAAGILLGVSRKVFGEGK